A window from Clupea harengus chromosome 14, Ch_v2.0.2, whole genome shotgun sequence encodes these proteins:
- the LOC105895735 gene encoding S100P-binding protein — MSRRGSLELSLESENVIPKDDFCPALGSAEIARLSPIHFSEEQVESCHDEGYISKSFTQDLPLTPIISTPLRGPRPVLGPLADFDSGLSVSRYIQDDSLWESTFLQVQVKSKVVIPESGGVRAPSPAAPTASHTFRAGRRLTPPASKRPRVFDRPEEWQQQKDIYVESVSRHMKENTKGGVITELLDLMNTVASEQHPWQHPSDLTVRNYQPGNHGKSLYSLDEWMRKNGGGYQRFSDS; from the exons ATGAGCAGACGGGGATCCCTGGAGCTGAGCCTAGAGTCTGAGAATGTCATCCCCAAAGATGACTTTTGTCCTGCCCTCGGCAGCGCAGAGATCGCGCGCCTCAGCCCCATACACTTTAGTGAGGAGCAGGTGGAGAGTTGTCATGATGAAGGGTACATCAGTAAATCTTTCACCCAGGATTTACCCCTCACCCCTATCATATCCACACCCCTGAGGGGCCCAAGACCGGTCTTGGGCCCGTTGGCTGACTTTGACTCAGGGCTGTCAGTCAGCCGGTACATTCAGGACGACAGCCTCTGGGAGAGCACTTTTCTGCAGGTGCAG GTCAAATCCAAGGTGGTGATCCCAGAGTCTGGTGGTGTGAGGGCTCCATCTCCAGCTGCACCTACTGCCTCTCACACCTTCAGAGCAGGCCGCAGATTGACCCCTCCAGCAAGCAAAAG GCCACGGGTGTTTGACAGGCCGGAGGAGTGGCAGCAACAAAAGGATATATATGTTGAGTCTGTCAGCCGACATATGAAGGAGAACAccaagggag GTGTGATCACTGAACTGCTGGACCTAATGAACACTGTTGCAAGTGAGCAACACCCATGGCAGCACCCGTCTGACCTCACAGTCAG GAACTACCAGCCAGGAAACCATGGAAAGAGTCTTTATTCTTTAGACGAATGGATGAGAAAGAATGGAGGGGGCTATCAACGCTTTTCTGATTCTTGA